The Setaria viridis chromosome 2, Setaria_viridis_v4.0, whole genome shotgun sequence DNA window aggcggtggcgccgtcgggCGGGCCCGTGGCAGCCCCGACGGCGACAGGTGTGCAGGTGCCGGGACCGTCGGCGAGCCCGGCGGCTTCCGGGATGATGGAGCCTgcttcgacggcggcgtcgggatcGGCTCCCGCCTCGGCCTTGGCCGCttccgttcccagggcgtggagagggtctgTCCTGCGTTGGATGTCCCGTGAGGACCcaccgaggcacctcttcaccctggatgGTGCCGCGGAGTGGCACAAGTGGTAGGCGGTACAGGGCTGCCTCGCCAACGCCCGCGCGGCTTTGTCCTCGGTGTTGGGGGAGTTGGACAAtgtcgtcctccctggtagccaggtacgtTACCTCTCCTGTTGGTGATTGTCCCTTTCCCGTTGCCTTACCCCTGATGGTGTATTGCTTtgtaggctctccaagaatgcagtcgggggaaatctgatttcctccggctagagcaggggctctgggagcgcttcaacttagAGAGGGAGCGGACCAGGGAGCTAACCATGCAGGTtgctgccgcccagggggtcatcaacgacctgcaaaggcgcgagcaagcggcgcaggaggacgTGCGGCGGTCGGAGGCCAAACTCCAAGCCTTCGTCAataaggcccgcctcgaccgcgAGGAACTCCAGACTGCtgctgccgagaaggcccgccttgatgccgaggagctcggacGGCTGAGAGGAGATCTTGATGCCCTTCAGAAGActgtcgagcgcatccggcgcgagcggcaaaaggcctgGCAGGAGCGGGATTCCGAGGCGGCCCGGAAGAGCGAGGCtgagaagatggcggccgagcttggcgcggaggtCGGTCAGCTCCGggcgcaagtgcaggggctccagaccgctgtgtcccagggggctgaccgggagcgtgagctgaaggcccgGTCCGATGGTGAGACTCCTTTTCGTTTCTGTGTCTCCGTGGTGTTGCGGTGATTTCTAACTTGGTGGGTCTTTCCGGGTGGTTCTTGCAGACAAAATCGCCCGGCTGAGGGAGCTACTCGACGTAGAGCGTGGTGAGCACGGCgtcctgcgggatgcggtccgcgtcgtctgcgacggaCTCAGTGTGGTCCATGGCgaggggtcgagctcgctgacggctcgtgtcctcgggatgtATCGCTGGGCCCGCGAGATCGTCGTGGAtgcgctccacaccggcgtgcggcgagccttcggggtcttcggctcccattactCTGGCATAACCTTCGCCAGGATGAGCGGAGGATACGCCGCcagctactccgaggccgagctagATGAGATCGACGCATCGGTGTTCAACCCGGCGGAGGCCCTGGCAAAGctcttggaggatgaggccgtccctcccgaagatcccccgGCGAGCTAACTGTATTGGGCTGGCACCCAAGTTGTAAATACGTTAGTTCCAAACTCGTTTTGTAACGGCCATGGGGGCCTTTTCCATAACTTGTCGTAAAAAAGTTTCTGATCCTCTTTCTCGCTTCcggacttggaaagtttagagcgcgtTGTCAGGCATGTCAGTAAGCGTTGATGGGCGAAAGGCACCATAGCCACTGGGGTGTaggtttttcgcagtccgatcagtcttgcctgaatgTCATTCGTGCgctctctccttttcatatCTGAAAGTTCAGAGGGAGGGTCGGCTCGGAAGGAAAAAATGttttttagatggtgccaagtggcttgagccggagcccctgatagcccccgagggatatgcgacgctggagcgaagccagggtcggatatccctgagctcgATGGAAAAAACTTGAACAGAACCGGCTTGAAATTCCTTTTCTGTAAAAAAAATCTTTGAATTTACAGAAAAgtttatgtacagaacttggaaatgaaaactaggggtagaaacgccttagctgttctatgttccaagcattgctgaagatctgcccgtcgggggtcgctagcttgtaggtgcctggctgtagtacttgcacgacgatgaaaggaccttcccacgggggaGTCAGCTTGTGCCAACCCCTgttatcctggacgaggcggagcaccaggtcgccaacgttgaaggctcggccttgcaccttgcggctgtggtaacgtcGTAGAGCCTGCTGGTatttggccgagtgcagcagggccacgtcACGCGCCTCATCGacctgatcttgtgcgtcttcgagcgatgcctggttcccttgttcgtcgtacgccttgaccctcggcgatccgtattccaggtcggtgggcaggatggcctcggacccgtagaccatgaagaacggggtgaagccagtcgcccgactgggggttgtcctcaggctccaaaggactgcgggaagctcggcgacccaccgtccgccaaactttttgaggcggtcgaagatccgtggcttgagaccctggagtatcatgccgttggctcgctcgacctgcccgttcTTGCGAGGGTGTGCCACGGTCGACCAGTCTACCtagatgtggtggtcgtcgcagaactggagaaatttcttcccggtgaactgcgtgccgttgtcgctGATGATAGaattggggattccgaagcggtggatgatatcggtgaagaactgtaccgcctgctcggacttgatttgcgcgatcagtcttgcttcgatccacttagagaacttgtcgacggcgacaagcaggtgggtgaagcccccgggcgctttcttgaagggtccgacgagatccagcccccagaccgcgaatggccacgtgatggggatggtctagagcgcctgcgcgggcagatgggtttggcgtgCAAAGAACTGGTAGCCCTCACAGGTGGGGACTACttgggtggcgtcggcgtccgccgtcggccagtagaaaccttgccagAAGGCGTTaccaacgagggttcttggcgccgcgtggtggccgcaggctctggcgtggatgtcctggatcagtgcctttccctgttcgatcgggatgcagcacTGGAGGATGccagtgtggcttctcttgtagagctcttgaTCGATAatggcgaaggatttggcgcgacgcgcgatcctacgggcctccgttttgttggccgggagcgtgtcgcgaacgaggtaatcgaggtatggggctctccagtcggttgGGGGGTCGGACCCCACCGCGGGGTCTgccgcgatttccatgaccatagGGCTGGAGGGGTCGGCTTCCGGGGCCGAGTCAGGCGAAGCGGTGCCGACCCTGTCGGGGCTCGCGCCCGGGCttgggacaggtggcgcgctgccgacctcccctagGTCGGGACCCGAGCCCGGAGCTGGTGGCGCTTCGCTGACCCTCGCCGGTTCTTggtaacggattgaaggcttgaactggtcgctgacgaagacgccgtcgaggacgggcattcggccggatgctgccttcgccagctcatcggcggctttgttgaagcgccttgcgacgtggttgagctccagcccgtcgaacttgtcttcaagcttgcgaacctcattgcagtaggctgccatcttggggtcgtggcagctccactccttcatgacttgttcgacgactagttgggagtcgccccggatgtctagccgatggatgcccagctcgatggcgatgcgaagcccgttgaggagggcctcgtactcggcgacattgttggacgcaggaaagtggaggcggatcatgtacctaaTGCGCACacctagaggagagacgaagacaaggcctgctccggcacgggccctcatcaacgacccatcgaagtacattgtccagtactcctgcttctccggcgccaatggtgtttggatctccgtccactctgctacgaaaccggcgagtacctgggacttgatggcagtgcggggggcgtaggtgatgccctggtccatgagctcgagcgcccacttcgcgatccgtcccgtggcgtcctggttccggatcacttcgcctagtggcaacgacgaaacaaccgttaccgggtgggaggtgaagtagtggcgcagcttcctcttcgtgatgaggacggcgtagatgatcttctggatctgtgggtagcgcgccttggactcggacaagacatcgctgacgaagtacaccgggcgttgcaccttgagagcgtgtccctcctcttctcgttccaccactagggtcgcgctaaccacctgggtggtcgccgcgatgtagagcaggaggggctcgccgtcgatcggcaggaccaggatcggggccttcgtcaggaggtccttgagtcagtcaagtgcctcctgggcctcgttggtccattcgaagcggtcagtcttctttaggagtcgatagagagggagcccccgttcgccaaggcgcgagatgaagcggctcagaaccgctaagcatcccatgatgtgctggactccctttatatttcggattggccccatgtcactgatggccgctatcttctccggattggcttcgatgccgcgcacggagacgatgaagcctagcagcatgcccctcggaaccccgaaaatgcatttttcgggattgagcttaatacgcttgtccctcagcctttcgaaggccagTTCGAGGTCAGGGACGAGCTGGTCgtccttcttggatttgaccatGATATCgtcaacgtaagcctcaacgaTCCGCCCGACgaggtccccgaaacatttcagcatgcatcgctagAACGtagcccccacgtttttgaggccgaatggcatcttaacgtagaagtaggggccgaagggggtgataaaagaggtagcgagctggtcggattctttcatcgcaatctgatggtagccgcaatacgcgtcaaggaagctaagggtttcgcacccggtagtcgagtcgactatctgatctatgcgtggcaaaggaaacggatcctttgggcacgccttgttgagaccggtataatcaacacacatcctccatttcccattcttttttcgtacaagaacagggttagctagccactcggggtggtacacttccttgatgaatccggccgtcaaaagcttctggagctcctcgccgatggccttgcgcctctcctcgtcgaagcggcgcagtccttgcttcactggcttggagccagccttgatgttcaaggagtgctcggcgacttctctcggaatgccgggcatgtccgagggcttccacacgaagacgtcgctgttcgcgcggaggaagccgacgagcgcgctttcctatttgggagatagggtagcgccgatccgcacgGTCTTGCCGTcagagctgctggggtcgaggaggacctccttgacacCTTCgatggcctcgaaggaggtggctgACTGCTTGcagtcgggctggtcctcggcgccctccgtgagctggaccgccagatcccctgtgaaggtgatggctgcggcgtatTCGCAGCATTCCatgtcgcactcgtacgccttttggaaagacgtgctaacggtgatgaccccgttgggccccgacagcttgagcttgaagtaggtgtagttggggatggccatgaacttcgcgtagcatggtcgccccaagatggcgtgataggttccgcggaaccccaccacctcaaaggtgaggacctccttcctgtagttggaaggagtcccgaaagtgacgggcaagtcgatttgcccgagaggcatcgcctgttttcccggcacgacgccgtggaacggCACCTTGCtagggcggaggcgggagcggtcaatccccatagcatcgagggtctcggcgtagaggatgttgaggctgctgcctccatccatgagcaccttggtgaggcgcgtcgtgccgacgatggggtcgacgacgagggggtagcgtcctggatgccggacgtgtcccgggtggtcggaccgatcgaaggtgatggctgatcccgaccagtcgaggaaggccggcgtcgccggctcggccgcgtagacctctcgGCGCTCCAACTTCtgacggcgcttggagtcgtacgccgccgggccgccgaagatcatgaagcagccgtccaccttggggaagccgtcttccttttcttcggcacccttcttctcctcatcgggcttccgcttccggtcgcccttcactgggatacctacgaagtacctcttcatgaggttgcagtccttttAGGCGTGTTTcgtggggaactcgtggttcgggcacagtccctcgagcaacttgtcgaggaagccaggagtgccctccgggggcggctgtcctcgcttgcgctcgacagcagctacgaggggggcctcgcgccgctgcttgcctttcttctgctgctggcggttggaggggccctcgtcagcatcctcctcccgctttgccttgcctttggagcggttgaagattgctccaacggcctcttcgcccaaggcgtagctggtggcaatattgaggagctcctccgtgcttcgcgggcctcggcgccctagctcgtggacgaggggttGGCAAGAGGTTCCTGCTAAGaaggcccctatgacgtcggcgtccgcgacgttggagagctcagtgcgcttcctggagaagcgtcggatgtagtCCCGAAGGGACTTGTCCGatccctggcgacagctccggagatcccagaaGTTGCCGCGGCGCGTGTATgtgccttggaagtttcctataaatatttccttcaggtcgttccagcagcagatccgtcccgaagggatatgttccagccaggctcatGCCAAGTCGGCCAggaagagtggtaggttgcggatgatgaacagatcatcgtccgccccgccggcttcacatgcgagccggtagtcgctgagccaaaccccagggttcgtctcccccgagtatttggctacgttcgtcggttgcctgaagcgcgacggaaacggcgcgttcaggatgcgcgcggagaaggcccgaggcCCCGCTGGgttggggctcgggctgcggtcttcctcgctgtcgtagcgcccgccgcagtggacgtggtagccgcgatctacctcgtcatccctatccgcgcgggagcgcctccgcgcgtccagggtgtcgcgggcgtcgcgaacGGGGCCGACGCATCGATGAACggatcgagccccgcctcccgcgggtggtggtgtccgccgggcggacgcggcctggtttgccctaggaggaggctggtggacagactccccccgtctcTCCGGGCACGCGTCGGGCGTCGCTCTGCTTGCGTTTTGTCCGCGTCACTGGGAcgcggaactttccgcctgctggacggcggcgcactcgagcaagtcgtgcacctcttggtgcgcccgtcgctcctcgggtgtcgccggctcggggagtcgccggagtagggccgccgcggcagcgatgttctggctgggacgagcgaagagctgagggcgttcttcatccgcgcagatgcgctgctggacgtcgcgcgcccgttgtcgtgctccgccttcgtggcgggggcgctcgacctcttggcgggatgccgcgcgcgcctccgatTGCCGAGGGTGCTCCGGAGCCTTGCCGAGAGCCTCGGTCGTAGCCGCGGCGCGTGAAGGGGGAGTCCTCTGTCTCcctccggcgccgtcgtcgttggacccctcggagtgcacgtcggccatgaagcactcacgtgaggggtggtggctcccgctGTCGGAGCTGGCATCGGAggttgtcctcgccacgcctgcgagtttgttgctcgcgggcgacacggtcatggaccgcgtcaggaggcgaccgtaagtcaccgcggcattgcgcagcccgaagagccgACCCCTTGGGAAGGGCCCTccggcgcgcgcctggccgctcgccgctgtcccggcggcggagccggggatggcgggacgagcgggcaagacaaggagagggatcagctcgatcccctccccggtggcgacgaagtccagactcccgaagcggattagggagcccggagcgaagctggtgtCGTGGCTAGCCATCTGAAgctggagatgtacgcgcaaaggtcccctacctggcgcaccaactgtcattgtcaagatttgcggatcaagactctagactagtaaatttcttttatgcgcgtaaggcttcggatggtggcgtgggagacacggggttagactggtttgggcaaaaggaggccctacgtccagtatcgaggctgctcgtgttacccacgcggggttctgtagtaggggttacagatgggcgagagatggaactgatcccaggtctcttgagtatgcttgtgctctaaggaaGTGTGAGTGTGTACTGTTTGCTTGAGAAAAAGAGTCCGAGTCCCcctgtctcaggacccccggtcctccttttatagcgcaagagggagttcggggttacagttgagccaggcgtcaggagaagaagtagaaaggataagctaagtagaaaaataatacaaggggagggtcccaaggccgccgctcttgctccggcctccggtccctgtcagcgtggccggcgagggagggcgattccttcccgatcttgtcgatgatctccctggtcgccgtcgccgtcgagcatgATAgtgagcctcagcctcggcatccgtgcccaccggggaggaggtccgattctgtTGCCCTGCCGATTAAcgtaagacccggacgtcgcatccctgaaactgccgttgggagcacagggcgcgagagcaagcgatgcgccctcctgtgtcgttcggcgcagctcatgagtactctgtggcgaatcagaaggagccgcggccactgcagctcgcgccgcacagccgcgcaccggtattcgggaccggttacgttgggaacgccgctcccttttggcttgacagggccacggcgcatttatggcgaggtcgatagggggacccacgagatcgtcatcctgatcctccagtccgcgcccgaggcgaatattcatcttgtggacccgagcgagtccgacccccgcgcctagggtcgggcgaggcggagtttctgtggtgggggtcgggcgctcccgaccccggtcccctaggtcgggtgaggcggagtttagtcttcaaggggtcgggagcgtccgaccccgggactccgggtcaggcgaggcggaacgtggcctctccgTTTCATATTGGGCTGACGGCAATTTTGCTACCtcagatgggcctgggcctttaagtTCTGTTGACTTCGTGGGCTGGGGGAGATCGTTGATATTTCCGCCCAACAGGCAGTACCTCAAGCATCTGAATCTCATCGCACGCATCTGCAACATGGTATTCACAAGCCAAAGACATACACCGGCGGCACAGTAAGGTACAAGTGTTTGACTACTACTAGTGAACCAAATAATTTACATGAAGCTTTGTCCAATAGCGATTGGAAGAGTGCAATGGACACCGAGTATATGGCATTGATGTAGAACAAGACATGGCATCTTGTTCCACCGGCTAAAGGGCGAAATTTgattgattgcaaatgggtgtATAAGATTAAAAGACATGCAGATGGCACCATAGATCGCTATAAAGTAAGGTTAGTTGCAAAAGGATTCAAGCAAAGGTACGGAATCGATTATGAGGATACGTTTAGTCCTGTTGTAAAATCTGCCACCATTAGACTGGTCTTGTCAGTTGCAGTATCAAGAGGATGGACTCTTCGACAATTGGACGTGCAAAACACATTTCTTCATGGTGTTTTTGAGGAAGAAGTATATATGAAGCAACCTCCTGGGTATGAAGACAATACTAATCCCCATTACATTTGCAAGTTAGACAAAGTGCTATATGGTTTGAAACAGGCTCCTCGGGCCTGGTATTCCCAACTTAGTGAGAAACTACAGTCACTTGGGTTCTGTTCTTCCAAAGCTGACACATCCTTGTTCTTTTATATGAAAGGCCCCATCACCATGTGGATGATATAATTGTTGCTAGTTCCTCTCAGAAGGCAGTTGGGGCACTTCTCGAAGATCTCAAGATGGACTTTGCTCTAAAGGATTTAGGAGAGCTGCATTACTTCCTTGGAATTGAGGTAAAGAAAGTAAATGACGGCATTCTCCTTTCACAAGGTAAATATGCTGCTGATCTACTTGAAAGAGTTGGCATGGAGAGCTGTAAGCCTGTAGCTACACCACTTTCGGCCAGTGAAAAATTGTCGGCCTACAGCGGTGAGTTACTTGGACCAGAAGACTCAACAAGATATAGGAGTATAGTGGGGGCGTTGCAATATCTGACGTTGACAAGACCGGACATCTCTTTCTCTATTAACAAAGTTTGCCAATATTTGCATGCTCCTACAACTCAGCATTGGACAGCAGTGAAGAGGATTCTTAGATACATGAAGTATACTTTGGATTTGGGTCTACACATTCGCAGGTCATTCTCCTTGCTAGTAAGTGCATTTTCTAACAGCCCAATGGGCTGGATGTTCTAATGACAGGAAATCCACTGGAGGCTTCGCTATTTACTTGGGATCGAATCTCATATCTTGGAGTGCTAGGAAACAAGCGATAGTCTCTAGGTCAAGCACTGAGGCCGAATATAAAGCAATGGCGGCAATAGTGGAAGTCATGTGGATCCAGACTTTGATGGAAGAATTAAGAATACCATATCCCAAGAGTGCTCGGTTGTGGTATGATAACATGGGAGCCAAACATTTGTCCTCTAATCCCGTCTTCCATGCACGCACAAAACACATCAAAGttgattttcattttgtaaGGGACAGGGTGCTACGGAAAAGGTTGGATGTTCAGTTCATCTCAATAGAAGACCAAGTGGCAGATGGTTTTACAAAAGCATTGACTCAACGAAGGCTGGAAGATTTTAAAAACAATCTCAACTTGAGGAAGTTGTGATTGAGGGTGGCTGTTAGAGATATAGTGTTTGTATGGTTATCTTGTACATTGTGCAACAAGTTAGTCTTGGCCGGCTGGAGATTTCTTCTGTTGTAAGTTAGAGATAAGCTGTAGCTTAGAGATAAGTCTGTTGTAAACTAACAAATCTCTAGCTGGCCCTAGATGGTTGTTGCACCTCCATGTAAATCCTGCACGTATTTGTGCCCATATAAACACGTAGACGCGGCCACTGCGGTGGTTACCACGCTTCAACCATTATTCTTTCACCTCTGTCCGTCAGCTCCATCCCATGGACGGGGTGGCCTCGGGGCCTTATATAGGCAGCGGATAAGGCCGGGGCTCGTACGTAGTGCGCCGCCATCCCTGGCGAACTAACTTGCACAAACCACGCGGGATATCTTCAGGTTGTTCAGGGCTGGCATCAGATACCCTTTTCCTGGATGGATACGATGAGGTTCTCCAACTTTCTTGTGCGTGTCCGTGATGGACTGCAGCTTACCCGTTCCATTGGTCAGCAGCGtgatccccgccgccggctcacATATGTGTACAAAAGGATACGTTCCGGAAAAGAGATTATTCTACGTGCAAGCCAACGCATGTGTCGAGCTGCCTGGACCTCATTCTCGTACAGAGGATGCCATCAGGATTCATGTAAGTTCAATTTACAAACTACAAAGTATAAATATCGTAACAAAATATCGTCAAACAAATAGAAAGTGCGGCTTGCACGTTGTGGACAGACAGTAGGCCACGGCCATCTTGCATTGGTGACCAAATTAAGTTCGGTAAAATTTATACGTATAGGTGACTGTAAAGCAGATGGAAAAGGAGTGGTTGCGCCAGCGCCAGCAACAAAGGAGACGGTGACTTTGATGTTAATTTGCACCGGCACATTGTCAAGTCGTCCATGGAACGGGCGAATGGGCGTCCACGGCAACAAAAGCAAGAGGTCATTTTTACATTTTTGTCACTGACATCGTCAGCTTTATTTCGTCAGAGTCAGAGGTCAGACGCTAGTGAGGAGTGAGCTAGTACGCCCCAAGCATAGAAAAACGGGAAAGAGATCTCCACTTGCATGCTGCTTTGCGCGGCTCTGAATTGGACACGCTTGCGGAACAGATAGCGACATGCAAGACGCTTGCAATGCAACCTTGTCATTGCGCACTTGGAGCAAAGGCCGCCAGTACAGAAGCTGGGGGTATGTTTAAGGTTCAAGATGGGGAAGAATGGGGGGTCAGCAAAGATGAATGGACGGTGATCAGCACGGCGGTGGTAGCCGGTGGTGAAGGACAGGAAGGTGTAGCTCCTCCGCTGGTCGGGTGATGGAGAATTGTTGATCGGTAGggctgagaaaaaaaaatggctggGGAGGGAGGACGGATTGATGAGGaaagaagcggaggaagaaaaaggatgagtGGCGACGGTGACCGGCGGTAGCTAGGGAGGCGTGTGGAGCTCAAGTAGGTGTCATATAAGAAGACGATAAGTAAGGGTTCTGGAACCCGAAAAAGTTTGGGGCTTTATgaacaaaaaattaaacatcAACACAATATAAAGTACGAAAACATAGAAAATAGTCACATTCGTGACTTATAAAGTACGAAAAGAGTTATGTATATGATGAGATCCAGCAGCTATAAAGTTACCTTCGTGACTTAAAGTTacatatataaaaattataaagtAATAATTATAACTAAGGCGCAAACTAAAACTCAGGTGTCTGAAGATCACGAAGCAGTACATGATTTCTTTTCTAAACTCTTGCACGACACTATATTCCTAATCGCGAACCTCACATAAGTTAAGTACCAAAACGATCGAGTCAGGATTAAGATATTCCAGAGCGAGATTTAGCAAAGCCTTGTTCAGGATTATTCATAAAACTCTAACACATCCTCGAATTTTCTCTGCATCCTCTTCTTACCGTGTGTTCCCACGAGCCATTTCGCTCGCGtttgcctccgccgccgctttgGCCTCTGCCTCCGCCCATGCCTTGGCCTCTGCCTCAGCCTTCGccttcgcctccgcctcggccttctccttctcctctgcTCTCTTCTTCAGCTCATCGATCAATATCTCAAGGCACGGAGAAGGCTCGCCGGCTCCCGCTCGCTTGGCCGTCATGAGGCACTCAGCGACATCGGCCGGCGTGAGCTTCACCTCCCGCAGTATCTCCTCGACGGAGCCGAACAGCTCGTGGTCGTCGATGTCCAGGTAGTTCTTGGCGAGGGTCTGGAACGCCTCGAAGCCGCAGTAGGACATCTCGATGTGCATGTCCATCCTGCCGCGCCGGATCAGCGCCGGGTCGAGCTTGTCGACGTGGTTGGTGGTGAACACGACGATTCGCTcgccgccggacgccgaccACAGCCCGTCGATGAAGTTGAGCAGGCCGGACAGGGTCACCGTGTTGCGGGGCCTGTCGTCGGCGTAGTACCTGTCGTCGTCCTTGGGCGGCCCGCCGGGGCGTCGCCGCTGCCTGGcgcggtcgccggtgaggtcgaGGGAGCAGTCGATGTCCTCGATGACGATGATGGACTTGCTGGTGGTCTCAATGAGGAGCCTGCGGAGGTCGGTGTTGGTGTTCACGACGGTGAGCTCGACGTCGTAGATGTCGTAGTCGAGGTAgttggccatggcggcgaccATGGTGGACTTGCCGGTGCCCGGCGGGCCGTAGAGTAGGTACCCGCGCTTCCACGGCTTGCCGGTTCGCCGGTAGAAGTCCCTGTTGTTCCGGAACGCGTCGAGGTCGTCCATGATGTCCTTCTTCTTGGCCCGGTCCATGGCCAGCGTGTTGAAC harbors:
- the LOC117843412 gene encoding AAA-ATPase At3g28610; its protein translation is MAEPGKVVRRWQRWAFANLGSAFTNFGSLWFILAPLVSLVATYAPRRLFQTYFNLFLRRRARRVLNVVDPYATIDISEPGSDVRYSRYGPVSDNDGTYEEVKAYLSGACSHEDARELRAEGAKDGDGLVISMRDGQDVADEFRGVPLWWSSVVDKDVQGQRQGKRRFQRLTFHLRHRRLVVDEYLPHVRRRGREILFSNRRRRLYTNSKSRDVYSYESKSWSYIDFDHPTTFNTLAMDRAKKKDIMDDLDAFRNNRDFYRRTGKPWKRGYLLYGPPGTGKSTMVAAMANYLDYDIYDVELTVVNTNTDLRRLLIETTSKSIIVIEDIDCSLDLTGDRARQRRRPGGPPKDDDRYYADDRPRNTVTLSGLLNFIDGLWSASGGERIVVFTTNHVDKLDPALIRRGRMDMHIEMSYCGFEAFQTLAKNYLDIDDHELFGSVEEILREVKLTPADVAECLMTAKRAGAGEPSPCLEILIDELKKRAEEKEKAEAEAKAKAEAEAKAWAEAEAKAAAEANASEMARGNTR